The Pelodiscus sinensis isolate JC-2024 chromosome 6, ASM4963464v1, whole genome shotgun sequence sequence AGCTCAAGTATTGAATACTACCTGAATACCAATTGGCTGCACTAGAAATAAGTACTTAGATCTGACCTCTTGTGTTTTTAGTGCAATATAGACATATTAATATGTTTACTAGTAAGTAAACATAAATATTCATGAGTTAATGTAAATATCAATAACCTAATCCACTAACAAAATTACTTGTATTTTCCTATCTACTTTCCCTTTGCCCCATTAATATACTTAGTAGTTTAAAGCTAGGTCTGTGCTTAAAAGTTTTGCTGGGAGAGTGAAGTCTCCTAGCAACATAACTATACTGACATAGTCTTAGTGTCAATGCAGTTATGACAACAAAAAGTCCTTGAACTGATATAGCTTATTTTAGTTGGAAAACTGGTGTCTGATATCTGCAAAAAACCCtctcatcatatatatatatagtagcccaatgtctgagtctgtaacactgaaatgctggctgttccctctgggcggcgctgttgcctgagtcacgtcttTCATCTCCCACcttggtgcttggctgacttctgcgctgctcagctgggccaccccgggggagcaagcggccgtttgggccctgcgctccccatgcagcacaagcgccacggtgggaggcgaaggggggcggggtggtgatgtacacagccagggggcggggcagaagtcagccaagcgccatggtgggaggcgaaggggggcgggttggtgacgtgcggcgtgacagcggctccaggccctgccccttgtcCGTGAACGtcactgctctgccccccttcacctcctgcagtagcgctcggctgacttctgcgccagtcagctgggccaccgtgtggtagcaagtggcacaagtgaccatttgggctccgtgttCACCATGTAGCATgtggagtgcggagcccaaatggccatttgggctcgatggtcccccgagtgagaggcaggagggggaggagaaaagagagaggcagaaggcagaggagagctgagagagagagagagagagatgaggaagCACTAggaggagtaggaggaggaggagagagagagagacagagcgagagactggaggctcaaaagagaagaccgacatggaggagagacctgaaaatcccgttttatgatgggctaattggttAGTCTATAATAATCTATGTGCCTAGTAATATATAATTATTACTAGGTGCTAATATAATTATACCAATATAGCTACACCAGCAAACCCCTTCttgtgtagatcaggcctaagtcTATGAAGCAAGAAAACCCCTACTGGGGACAAATCTTTCCCCTGAACTagctctgcaggctgctgcaaCAAAGAGAGAGGTTAACTGGGCCACAAGGATCATGGGAAAATTCCCCTAGTGGACGCACACCTCATAGCAGACATAAGTGGTGTTCATTTCCAGTGGTGAGGGCAAGCCTATACGGTCCAGAACTATGGGAGTTCCAGCCTTCTCTGAATTGTGTAATGGTCTATAAGTGGCCCTCAGAAGGCTttggctgctctaatttatgttGCCCATGGCCAGAGTAGCTCAGATTGAGGGagtaatttttttcctttcctttgtgcTGCAGAAAATCAGGGTTTTAGATCAGTAGGATGGGTGTTTCTTGAAGGTAAAGATAGCCCAAACCTTCCGGAACCCTCTTCCCCACAACGTACATGCAAATAAACATTTCCTGGAAATAAACATTTCCACTTCAGAATAGCCAGTGTCAGTGTTCTGCGGAATTCAATTATGCCTCTTTGAAGGGAGGGTACAGTATTACTCTAGATTGTACCATAATATCCTATGTAAACTTTACTTCCAATTAACTGAAATTTGCTTAAATTCAGGTTATACCCGAATTGTCTCTAAAGTACTTTTATCCCAATGCTCCTGAGAAACAgagaaagtttgagaactgcataGCCTAAATTGCTTGTCAATTATCATGAAGTTTTGAAGACAGGTTCCCAGCAGAGCTTAATGCCTAAAACAGAGGAGAACTGTATAGCCTAAACTGCATATTATCCTTTATAAATGTTGCCTTCTTACTCATTAATATGGGAGTCAACAAAGGAAGCCATGGAGATTAGCCGTTCCTCCAGAACATTGATTTTATATCTCATGTAGAGGGTAGAAACGACAAGGACACAGACACTgcaggggaaaaagaaaaataagtcaTAGAACAACTGTGCTAGTTGGGACATACTATCCTCATATAGATGTATCCAAAAGAATTTGGCAGTATTTAAAAATCAATGAATAAAGTTATTATTTGTACACTGCAAAATTCTTAGGGTGGCATTTTCAAGCCACCTTAATACGTGGCATTTCCAATTTATCTGGGGCCTGCATGTTTcaggcagctttgaaaatctcattcTTAGTGTCTACAGCCATGCCAAGTGTTATCTGGAATGGACATCCAAGTAGTGTTATTAAACTTAGCAGTCACAATCACCTTAGAGCCGAGATGTCCAATATgatagccactagccacatgtagctatttggccggttgagtatggctagttcgctatagcagtagccactatagtggcttcagaactggttggacaccatggccatAGAGGGTTCTACTGGGCATAAACTCCACCCCtactctagagcccttttttgaCCCAGTTAGAAAGTTCACAAGAAAAAGTGTTTTTCTGCTGGTTATTATACAGCAGAAAAATTTTTTACTATAAAATTATATTCCTGGTACACCAACAAAGAGGAATGAAGAaacccttttaaaatatgtttctaGTTTTACTTCGGTGCAACACCACTGAAATCAGCAATGTCATGAGACTGGTGTAATAAAGGCAGGGGAGAATCTGATGGTCTTGGTAAGGAATTGTTCACTTACAGAACTGCGTAGAAAATAAGTATGTGGTTCAAAGATAACAATCTGTGGGACTTGACTCTGTGTAAGAATCCAGCGTCTCCAGCATGGCCTGTTGTGAGAAGCAGAGTTATTTTAATCAAACTGGACTGATGTAATACAACAAAAGACTTCACAAAATGTGGGAAAGGATGTAAACAGTGAAGGACAGACACCATAATGATGTAAATTGGTTTAGCTACCTGGACTTAAGTGGAGCTAAACCAATTTATACCTGCTGAAGATCTAGCTTTGGTTCTTTACCATTTCTGGGAACGTTCCTGGCGGTTCCTTCAGGCATATGTTTACTGTGTATGTCTGTATGGATAGACTTTGCTTCTGCCTTCAAAACTTTCAGATGAGTCTGGGTCTCAATGACATGGTAATCTGTCAAAAACAAGATTTGATTATAAAATTAAATGAAGCACAAAGAAAATGATTATGGTCAGCTAAGACATAGTACCCCCAAAATGATGATTTGAAGGGAAGCCCTTCTGGAATCTGGATACTGGTGGCTTAATTATAAAATTTCTCTTAAGATTTCATTACACTTTGCATAGCAGTTCAACATAAATTTTACAagctaaaaaaacccaaaaactaTTCGATCTGCAGTAGCAAAATGCTTTGGTATAGTGTATTCAAGTTTCAAGCTTCTTTGGCACGTTTCAAGTTCGATGGTAACTCTCGTGAGCTTTGCAGGTTATCAGTGAAGAACACGTACAATTACTAGACACAAATTCTATAATACTCTGAAGTAGTGAGCCAAACCACTGCACCAACAATATCACGAACTTTAGGGCTTTGGATCACTACTACTTAAAAGCATAGCTCTAATAAACACATTTTGTTTCTAATACTCTAAAAAGTGGCTCTCTTTATCTTTATACAATTAAAGTGAATATGTTGCTCTTGCAATGGAATTCTCACAAACTCTGAATGGTTGAATTTTAAGAACTTGGATGCAGGCATTTATTGGGTGGAGACATAAGTGTGTCCGCTATTATTTTTTGTTGGAGGAatgcaaaaagaaaatatatattttaaatgtactactAAGATGGTACAAATGAATATTTAGCCCCCCACAAAAGGTTTCCTATATTATGAGTGGGAGTGAAATGTTGTAGGATTATTAATCCTAGAActtgcccttttgaaatcaagagGACTGAAAATAATAGGGTTTTATGCCAAAAATAGCAAGCTATTAGGTCAATGTGACTAAATCACAAATCCTGCCCTTAGTCACATGCTGAAGTGATTGGCCATTCTCTTTGACTGCCAATTTATTTTCTTGGGAATTGCACGATGGCTATATTTAAGGATCCAATTTAACTAATCATATTCTGTTTAGGTTCTAGGAACATACCGATAATGGTGGTATCTGAGTATGCTGCAGAGATGCATTAAGCTAAGTCTTTTAAAATGGGATGCTTTGCTTTTACTTATGAAGGCAGAGTAGAGAAAAGAACACTGAATAGAGCAGTGAAAGGAAGCTCTAGTTCCTGCAGGAAAGAATTCTGAATTCTTGAAGCAGTTTTGAGCATGCAAGTATTAAAAAAGTTGGCCATATCACTGGGGGAATATAGCTATACTGCCACAGAGTTAGGAGCCAAAAAGGACATGAGTTCAGCGGGTGGTAGCAACACAACAGTTTTGTTGTTGCTGCTTTCTATCACAAAATAATCATTTTCAGAAACCTATTTAGTAAACatgagtgagggggagggggaaagggtatTCAAACTTGGTGACAAAGTAAAAAGCCCTACTAAATTAAACCTAACCCAATTAGTAGATTcttagattctaaggccagaagggactattgtgatcatctggtctgacctcctgaatTGTATAGAACATACAGTTTCCCAAAAATaatataggcatttgaagttACTATTATTAAAATGGCTTTTCTTGTGATACAGATAGTGATTTGGAATTGCAAGATAGAATGCCCCGGGGTGGAGTAAAATAACATTGTAAGTATTAGACTCTCTGGACATGCTGGTCCATATTGTGTACCTTTACTTTGGTACACCCCCCTACTGACACTATTGCAACACAGCAGATTTTTACCTTATTTCTTTAAACTGCACAGACTGAAACTCTACTTTTCCCATTATAATTAAAGAAAGCAACAAAGtcacctccacctcccaccctccttctGCAATGTTTTGGGACATCTGGTTACAGAAAGCAATTACATCAAGCAAAAACAGGGCTAAGGAAGGTTAACTTTGTATATATAAAGACATATCAGATACTGTTCAGAGAACCTCGAGTGAATATGCCCAAAGCCAGTCTTTTCTAATAAAGTGGTGGAAAAACGGAAACATTTGTAATATTTCCCAAGGCTTCAAGAATAAATAGCTATTGTTTTGTCTGTTTTACACCATGACACAAAAGCATCTATTTACTAATATGTGATAAAGCAGGAATTCAGTTGTTGCTACTTAACATACTAAAACTGAAAATTAATGCAGTACACGCTATGTCATGAACTTACCTGGTTTCTAGGACAAAGGCACGCAAATCACCACAGTcaatctaagggtacatctagatgatgttcttctttcgaaaggagatatgcaaaaatgccactaatttgcatatcttcttctgatagCTTTTTCTAAagcagtttttttcgaaaaagaaagcagtttacatgcagttctttaaaaaaacaaacccctttttcaaaagaatcctgtacacctccttttttaaggaagaagggtactttcaaaaaaggacttttttcccaaaagaaccatgtctaaactgctttcttgtttaaaaaaaacaaaaaaaaccatgcttttgaaaaagtgatcggaagaaaaTATTCAATTTAGTGCTGAATtcgcatatctccttttgaaagaagaacgtagtctagatgtaccctaagtgaaaaGGAAATATAGGTTCCCAATTCTAGGAAGAAAGTTTAATATCCCCAACTTTGCAGACAGACCCAATTTCAGCATGGGATACTGGGATGGCTTCCCTGAGTGCCAACATTAAGGGGTGTCAAGTAGGGGTGctagatatcatgtaattgaatagtcatgaaACCGCATGAAAAcgtagtggttacatgactatttgatagctcctggaagcagggccagcagccagtgtgctcccagcctcaGTCAAGTATAGCTGGGGATAGCACTGGTAGcaccttttaagctggctcccccagcaatGGCTGTTGCCTGCCCACGCCCTGctacctctgtaggaggcagcaagagaaagggggcaggcaggtccaCAGAAGCTGATATGCTCAGGGAgccggcttgaaagccagctccctgagcATATTGGCTCCAGCCTACCCACTCCCactctccacagtgctgcctctctatcagcgtggggagaggcaggcggatctggtgcttgtggggggaggcagatggATCTGGTGCAGGTGGATCTGGAggcaggtggatctggtgctgatacagaggcaggcaaggcggggaggaggaaatgtgtgtagtcgacAAGATCAACCAATAAGCTCAGGCTTAtcggctaatcaagtagtcatcTACATGATGTCATCCCTGGTGTTAAGTTAAAACATTTGCGGGCACGAAAAATATTTTGTGTCCTGGACAACAAAACACATAGGGCCCATCACGTTCAAAGACCTACAGTTTAGCTTTACTTACACTAGTATCTCCATTTGCTCAATGGGTCTACTGCTGTGAGTAAATACATATATCCACCCGACTCATTTTTTTGTTTGCATTATCACAATCTTAGGAAGACCATATTTTATTATGTACAATTGTTTATTACatacaaaaagaaaaaggttAGGAGATGTGTGTTTATATCTATATGGATTTATTTAGACTCCAATCATGCAAACAAGTAGATGAGGGATGAGTATGGTGCTcagactataagggtatgtctacagtgcaactGGCAAGGTGCTTCCCAGTGCAAGTACACAGACACATACTATCCCTACTTGAGCAAGTGTGCTAGAAATAACTGTAGCATGGGTAGCAGTTTGGCTCCATTTAGAAACTGGATCATGCTTCTTCTTGATAGACTACTGTGCTCAGTTCTGGTGTTCAGATCTCTGAAAGGTTAGAAGATTGGAATGGGTTCAGAAAAAAACTACAGAAATGATGCTTCAGGTATATTTTTCACACCTTGCAAGAGTAAAGCAGTTTGATCTATTAACATTGTTTTAAATATGCTAAGAAGTATCTATAAGTGCCTACATGCAAAGAAAATTTGTGATAGTAGAGAGCTTTCTAATCTAACAGACAAAGGCATAATGACACCCTGTTGGCTAAACACATCTACACATCTTAATTTATCCATCTTCTGTCCTTTCCTTTTCTCAATTTGAACTACACTTCAGGAAAATGTGGTGTAGAATTTCATAGCATGATACTTTCTCTCCATTCATAAGTGCTTTGATGGGTAATGTTCATATCTATAGTCATTAGCATCTGATTTAATGTCTATTGAAACGAATGGTGCAGTTCACATTTCAGAACCATTGTTTCAGGCTGCCAGCAGATTCCAGATGATGTCTTTGCCTTGATGACACTTGGATTATATTCTGAAGGTTTTCATcatgtgaatatttttaaaaaaatgaaagctgagactcTGGAGAATAACCATGATGTCCATCTGTACTCCCAAGGCTAATTTTATATTATATgacctttccccacactttgggaaacaccGCTCTAAATATTTTCAGTCTTAAAACATTGAGACTATGCTGACCTTGGAAGTGTTCTGATTCAGGGGTCTGAGAACCAGTACTGCTAGATTCTTCCAACTCTTGTCTTTGATGGTGCACTATACCATCCAAATCTGAGTAATCTTCATTGAAATCCTAAAGGGAGAAAGTAATGAAAGAGATCAGGCAAGTCCTAAGATTATGAAGATTAGTTGTTTTTATTTCATTACTTTTTGGGTTATCTGCACCTTAAATCTGTACCAACATCAGCAGAAAATTTAAAGGAGTCATTCTACTGATAAAGAATTTGGTATAGCCATAGCATGAACTATTTGGTCATTTACTGCAGCATGTGTCAGctactgaagagcagcagctttTTTTCAGATCAATGAACTGACCTGGCATTTAGGGGAAAGATTGCAAGCACTAACTTTGAGAAGTCTGTTATTCTGCCTTCAATGGCAAGGGTAGTCACTTGATGCAACTCTAAATTAGTACAGAGCATAGAGAAAGACTAGCTGCTGGAAACACAGGTATgtggaaaggaagaaaaatgcaAGTCAGCCCACATACAGACAGGGGACACACGTGCGAGGACACCAGGACTCACAGGGCCCCCAGAGGCCATGGGTGAGaggggctggtggtggcaggaAAGTGGAGCAAAGTGGCCTCAGTTTGCTCTGCTCCACTGTCAGTGAATTTGGGgagtggccagacccctcccgCTGGCACCAGACCCACACTCCACTAGTCCTCTGGGCTGCCTTGGTTTGGGGACAGAGCAAGGGGGcggagcagaggcagggagggtcagggcctggagcagaaggCGGTTgtcccagggagcagagcagaaaggggggggggggcgggtgcacaTGACCAGTGGCCCCTCCAGATCCTCCCTCACCAGTCATCTCTACATATACACCTTAATAACTGGCATTTTTATATACTCAGAGCACACAGACATCACATCCATTTGTGCATTATTCTTGTGGAGAGAAGACTGTTTCTATGTTGGTATTACCAATGGCTATCTTGCTGGTCATTCAGAGATTTCTGAGGTGACAGAATATGTATGTGACAGGCTTTCCTTCAGTTTGAAACACTAGAAGAGTTTGGACAATATGGAATTCAATTAATGGAACTTTATGAAAAACAGGATGAATCATCTTACCAAAGTCAGGGTCATAGGGCGATCGGCCCTGAAGCTGTTTTCAGCAGAAGAAGGATTGGTACTGTTGTCAACACTTTTATCCTGAAAGCCAacgttttaaaaattattaattgCTAATCTTGAAAATAAAAAGCAGTCATAAAGACCATAACTGAGCTGCAGAACTTCACTCTGTCAATACTTACCTCTAAGTGACTACAGACAGATTTTAATAGCTTATAGGTTGTGTCTCTGGAGAGCAAGGAGACAAATATGTACTGAAAGgcaaaaataataatttacatAATTTTCGTTTGAAAAGACATTTTGCACAAGCATCATCTTATTAATTGCTGGTTAAGCAATTGCTTTCTAAGGCCTGCAGATAATAAAAGACAGGCCTACAAGATAGGAAGTAAGAACACAGTTTAAGAGTTTTGCAAAGAAATGAGGACAAGGCCTATATTAAGGACTATATATTTCCCCATCCCACTCACGTAtgtgtgggaaaaaaaaaaatcaaccttacTTCCCTCACTTCCTTGGTCAAATTatactgaaaatctggcccctttCTTTGCATGGATATTATAGGAGTTCACAGGGATTTTCCCCCCACatacaacaaacaggaagaaataATCCTGAATGCCCATATAGGCTGCTATTATGTTGTAATGGAACTACATTAGGTTATTactggctgcagagccagaggtGCTGTAGGAGGTGAGGTGGCTGATTCACTAGATGTCACTTTTTCTTTTAATCCCTGCTGCCAGTGGACAGGCCTTTCTACAGCTGTATAAAGGTTCCCCCCCATATAGGTTCACTTCCTTAGCTGTTTTAGCTCTAGCCTGGATTGCCATGTAGTAGGACCATAGAGAGCTACTGGCACCCTGCTTCTCTACGTCCCCCTCTTCTTCCACTACCCTGCAGCATTGCATCTTCTGTGGGCCCCAGGGGAAAATGGTACTCTGGAAGGCTGAGTACCACAGGACAGGCAAGAAGTCCTATTAGAAGGGTGCTGCAGGCTGCAGAGTTGGTCAAATCCTTCTGGGTTTGATTTTGAGAGACTCAAAAATGGTCACATGGGACCGGTCTGTGCCTTCATAGCTGACCAGCCATTTGGCAGCTGCTCCCTCAAGATTCCATTACAACAAATACTACACATAAATAAAGCAAGAGAGGTCAAAAACCATCCCACACTTACCCGGTCAGTGAGTGTTGCTATGACCAAGGCATTTGGCACCAGAAGGGCAGTTTTGGTTTTCTTTATTATTGTTACCGAGAGCGCAGGTATACTAATCTGAAATGAAATCATCACATTCTTAGCACGCCAAAATAACAGAATACTTAAGTCACCTTATTGGGTATATACAAGCAGCAGTTCATGTGAAAACCAAGCCACTAGCATAGCTCAAGAATGTTGAAACAGTAGCTTATCTGAGGACTTCTTTTCCAAGGCCCTGTTTTGATTGTTACCAGGCCTGCTGATGTGATACCAGAGGAGGCTAGAGGAGGCGGCACAGGAGGCAGTTGCCTAAGGCCCAGAAATTTAaagggaactggctggtgggccCAGAgcactctgggtggctctgaggactgTGGGGGTAGGGCCCCTTGCTCCGGGTAGTGCGGaaagctggctgccctggccttgccccttccaggagtgcagagctgttCCTCCTCTTGCTCAGGGACCTGTGGAATCTATCGGCATTCCTGATTTTTACACACAAAAGATGTGGGCTGACGTAAGGAACTCTATTTTTTGCTTCCACTTAAGTGTAAATGTTAATTCATCAGCTATGTTTTATTCAAAAACCTGTGTAGTATGAAAGAAATAAAAGCAACCTCCCCTCTTTTCTGGGGTCTACAGTTTTCAGAAGAGATATGAATTTATTCTAAGTTTGTAGAATATCTGTTCAGGAAATAGCATaaaacgtaagaatggccatactgggttagaccaaaggtccatttagcatA is a genomic window containing:
- the GRAMD2B gene encoding GRAM domain-containing protein 2B isoform X1 gives rise to the protein MVRKRHSLDDSVFHYETQNSFRKPGEGSPLSLTDSIGSVFLRSDGEYGAEEKKKAGKSPSVLPQTPSNEVEYFDDRKKVGAARTKMSVDSPLLTTDVKTDAKIERKKHGSNQLKANAHYHKLFLDVPTAEPLKQSFTCALQKEILYQGKLFISENWICFHSKVFGKDTKISIPALSVTIIKKTKTALLVPNALVIATLTDRYIFVSLLSRDTTYKLLKSVCSHLEDKSVDNSTNPSSAENSFRADRPMTLTLDFNEDYSDLDGIVHHQRQELEESSSTGSQTPESEHFQDYHVIETQTHLKVLKAEAKSIHTDIHSKHMPEGTARNVPRNGHAGDAGFLHRVKSHRLLSLNHILIFYAVLVCVLVVSTLYMRYKINVLEERLISMASFVDSHINEQPVQRGLGSHLQINAEAFCDELTANLIKLEKIQNNLQRLLEDGD
- the GRAMD2B gene encoding GRAM domain-containing protein 2B isoform X2 produces the protein MTEQQSDVEELKPVRAVNKKENKGFLLLSDGEYGAEEKKKAGKSPSVLPQTPSNEVEYFDDRKKVGAARTKMSVDSPLLTTDVKTDAKIERKKHGSNQLKANAHYHKLFLDVPTAEPLKQSFTCALQKEILYQGKLFISENWICFHSKVFGKDTKISIPALSVTIIKKTKTALLVPNALVIATLTDRYIFVSLLSRDTTYKLLKSVCSHLEDKSVDNSTNPSSAENSFRADRPMTLTLDFNEDYSDLDGIVHHQRQELEESSSTGSQTPESEHFQDYHVIETQTHLKVLKAEAKSIHTDIHSKHMPEGTARNVPRNGHAGDAGFLHRVKSHRLLSLNHILIFYAVLVCVLVVSTLYMRYKINVLEERLISMASFVDSHINEQPVQRGLGSHLQINAEAFCDELTANLIKLEKIQNNLQRLLEDGD
- the GRAMD2B gene encoding GRAM domain-containing protein 2B isoform X3, whose translation is MSVDSPLLTTDVKTDAKIERKKHGSNQLKANAHYHKLFLDVPTAEPLKQSFTCALQKEILYQGKLFISENWICFHSKVFGKDTKISIPALSVTIIKKTKTALLVPNALVIATLTDRYIFVSLLSRDTTYKLLKSVCSHLEDKSVDNSTNPSSAENSFRADRPMTLTLDFNEDYSDLDGIVHHQRQELEESSSTGSQTPESEHFQDYHVIETQTHLKVLKAEAKSIHTDIHSKHMPEGTARNVPRNGHAGDAGFLHRVKSHRLLSLNHILIFYAVLVCVLVVSTLYMRYKINVLEERLISMASFVDSHINEQPVQRGLGSHLQINAEAFCDELTANLIKLEKIQNNLQRLLEDGD